A genomic segment from Gilvibacter sp. SZ-19 encodes:
- a CDS encoding Na(+)-translocating NADH-quinone reductase subunit A, which translates to MSKDIRIKKGLNIRLKGAASPEISGAPRSRTFNIRPADFHLITPKMVIKEGAKIKAGDDIFYNKANESMRFVSPVSGTLKEIRRGAKRVITDIIIEADKEDSYRDFGKTDLSNAEAVKARLLEAGCWPFIKQRPYDVIANPEVAPKAIFVSAYNTAPMGADYDLILAGKEEQIQAAIDGLKTLTAGPIHVGVPKKGNSVFNNINGISTHNVSGPHPAGNVGTLIGHVDPINKGETVWTIHAEDLVIIGELLATGHYKADRIVALAGSSVKTPKYYRTKIGAEVSTFVYDSGLNEENIRVISGDVLTGNQISPEGHLGYYHSVVSVIPEGDDYEFFGWNKPIFNKISTTRALTFSWLNPKKEYELTTNTNGEHRAFVVTGAYEEVFPLDIYPLQLLKSCMVQDLDAMEAMGMYEVAPEDFAVTEFICVSKQPHQKIIREGLDLMYKEIG; encoded by the coding sequence ATGTCAAAAGACATTCGAATCAAAAAAGGTCTGAACATTCGATTAAAAGGAGCTGCAAGCCCTGAAATTTCAGGAGCTCCCAGATCTAGAACTTTCAATATCAGACCTGCCGACTTCCATCTCATTACACCTAAAATGGTAATTAAGGAAGGGGCGAAAATCAAAGCTGGAGACGATATTTTCTACAACAAAGCCAACGAATCCATGCGTTTCGTATCGCCTGTTAGTGGGACTTTAAAAGAAATTCGTCGCGGCGCAAAACGAGTTATCACAGACATCATCATCGAAGCTGACAAAGAAGACAGCTACCGCGATTTTGGCAAGACAGACCTGTCTAATGCAGAAGCGGTAAAGGCACGTCTTTTGGAAGCAGGTTGCTGGCCATTCATTAAGCAGCGTCCGTACGATGTGATCGCGAATCCGGAGGTTGCTCCTAAGGCGATCTTTGTTTCTGCCTACAATACGGCGCCGATGGGAGCAGATTACGATCTGATCCTTGCCGGGAAGGAAGAGCAGATCCAAGCGGCTATCGATGGTTTAAAGACCTTAACGGCAGGACCGATCCACGTTGGCGTGCCTAAAAAAGGAAACTCGGTATTTAACAACATCAACGGAATTAGCACGCACAATGTTAGTGGACCACACCCGGCTGGGAACGTAGGAACGCTTATCGGGCATGTTGATCCTATCAATAAGGGTGAGACCGTTTGGACTATCCACGCCGAAGATCTTGTGATCATCGGTGAACTATTGGCAACAGGGCATTATAAGGCCGATCGTATCGTTGCCTTGGCCGGATCTTCTGTAAAAACTCCGAAGTACTACAGAACTAAGATAGGGGCAGAGGTTTCGACCTTTGTTTACGATTCTGGTCTTAACGAAGAGAACATTCGCGTGATCTCTGGAGATGTACTTACCGGAAACCAAATCTCACCAGAAGGACACTTAGGGTATTACCACTCGGTAGTTTCTGTGATCCCAGAAGGAGACGATTATGAATTCTTCGGTTGGAACAAGCCGATCTTCAACAAGATCTCTACCACCAGAGCCTTGACCTTCTCTTGGTTGAATCCGAAGAAAGAATACGAATTGACCACCAATACCAACGGAGAACATCGCGCATTTGTAGTGACCGGTGCCTACGAAGAAGTATTCCCACTAGATATCTATCCATTGCAATTACTTAAATCTTGTATGGTGCAAGACTTAGATGCCATGGAAGCTATGGGAATGTACGAAGTAGCGCCAGAAGACTTCGCGGTGACCGAATTTATTTGTGTAAGTAAGCAGCCGCATCAGAAGATCATTCGTGAGGGGCTGGATCTAATGTATAAGGAAATTGGTTAA
- a CDS encoding NADH:ubiquinone reductase (Na(+)-transporting) subunit B, whose translation MGLKQNLHKLKEKYRGKKMAPAFNALHTFLYTPNEVTHGGTHVKAADDLKRTMNIVILALVPCLIFGIFNAGYQHYAAIDMAKGLTVEPSWFGNFFTWDNFWLGAGKVIPLVVVSYGVGLIVEFIFAVIKGHEVEEGYLVTGMLVPLIVPIDIPLWMLAVAVVFGVVIGKEVFGGTGMNILNPALTIRAFLFFAYPTWMSGDKVWVHGAVERAGTADAISGETILGSYAQNQDVLYSISDMFWGFIPGSVGETSKVLILLGAFILIFTKIGSWRIIVSTLIGALVMGLIFNGVVSAGWIDETSTFYGLMSVDFWQHLFIGSILFGAVYMATDPVSAAQTNKGKWIYGFLIGFISIMIRVFNPAYPEGVFLAILLMNVFAPTIDHYVVQANVKKRQKRLKLKAA comes from the coding sequence ATGGGATTGAAACAAAATTTACATAAGCTCAAAGAAAAGTATCGCGGCAAGAAGATGGCTCCGGCTTTCAACGCCCTGCATACTTTCTTGTATACGCCCAACGAGGTAACTCACGGAGGAACCCACGTAAAGGCGGCAGACGATTTAAAAAGAACGATGAACATCGTAATTCTGGCTTTAGTGCCTTGTTTGATCTTCGGGATCTTCAACGCCGGATACCAGCATTATGCGGCCATCGATATGGCCAAAGGACTAACCGTAGAGCCTTCGTGGTTTGGTAACTTCTTCACTTGGGACAACTTTTGGCTCGGTGCCGGTAAGGTGATTCCATTAGTGGTAGTATCCTACGGAGTTGGTCTAATTGTCGAGTTCATCTTTGCAGTGATTAAAGGACACGAAGTAGAAGAAGGTTATCTGGTAACTGGAATGCTTGTGCCACTTATCGTTCCTATTGATATTCCACTTTGGATGCTGGCTGTTGCTGTTGTCTTTGGAGTAGTTATTGGGAAAGAGGTATTTGGAGGAACCGGAATGAACATCCTAAACCCTGCCTTGACCATCCGTGCCTTCTTGTTCTTTGCTTATCCTACTTGGATGAGTGGTGACAAGGTTTGGGTGCATGGAGCTGTAGAGCGCGCTGGTACTGCCGATGCGATCTCTGGAGAGACGATCTTAGGTAGCTATGCGCAGAACCAAGATGTCCTATATAGTATCTCTGATATGTTCTGGGGCTTTATTCCTGGATCTGTGGGAGAGACCTCTAAAGTATTGATCCTTCTAGGAGCATTCATCCTGATCTTTACCAAGATCGGAAGCTGGAGAATCATTGTGAGTACTTTGATCGGTGCTTTGGTGATGGGCTTGATATTTAACGGTGTGGTAAGCGCTGGTTGGATCGATGAGACAAGTACTTTCTACGGTTTGATGAGCGTAGATTTCTGGCAACACTTATTTATAGGTAGTATTCTCTTTGGAGCGGTTTATATGGCTACGGATCCAGTATCTGCGGCGCAAACCAATAAGGGTAAATGGATCTACGGATTCTTGATCGGATTCATCTCTATTATGATCCGAGTATTCAACCCTGCTTATCCAGAAGGAGTATTCTTAGCGATTCTATTGATGAACGTATTCGCACCAACCATTGACCACTATGTGGTTCAGGCCAATGTGAAGAAACGTCAGAAACGTTTAAAACTTAAAGCGGCATAA
- a CDS encoding phage tail protein: MDPFIGEIIMFGGNFAPRGWALCEGQLLSISQNTALFSILGTTYGGDGRTTFGLPDLRGRAPIGAGNGPGLTPRPLGQKTGAETTLLQASNLPPHNHTASLNVSGSDATQSAATANATIATPGTLSGRTFTATQGFNGASPDVTLNASSVQTGNTGGGQPANNMQPVQVVNYIIALQGVYPSRN, translated from the coding sequence ATGGATCCATTTATAGGAGAAATCATTATGTTCGGGGGAAATTTTGCCCCCAGAGGTTGGGCTCTTTGTGAGGGACAACTATTATCGATCAGTCAAAACACCGCCTTGTTCTCGATCTTGGGAACCACTTACGGAGGTGATGGTAGAACTACCTTTGGCTTGCCAGATCTAAGAGGTCGTGCTCCTATCGGAGCCGGAAACGGCCCAGGACTCACCCCTCGTCCTCTAGGACAAAAGACAGGTGCAGAAACTACGCTTTTACAAGCGTCTAACTTGCCGCCCCACAACCATACAGCTTCTTTAAATGTTAGTGGCTCGGACGCTACCCAATCCGCAGCAACCGCAAATGCAACCATTGCTACTCCGGGAACTTTGTCGGGGAGAACCTTCACGGCAACCCAAGGATTTAACGGTGCGAGTCCAGATGTAACGCTAAATGCCAGTTCAGTGCAAACAGGAAATACCGGTGGTGGTCAGCCAGCCAACAATATGCAGCCTGTACAGGTTGTAAACTACATTATTGCGCTACAGGGAGTTTATCCTTCTAGAAATTAA
- a CDS encoding phage tail protein, producing MEPFLGQLMSVGFNFAPVGWAKCDGQLLAIASNSALFSLLGTMYGGDGRTTFALPDLRGRINLHNGNGPGLSNYIMGQKIGTETNTLIVTQLPSHTHTATMNSSAADANASTPFSGASIATPGQQSGRSFVPSLGFNSATPDQPLNGLTVGNTGSNLPVNNIQPLIVTNWIIALQGIYPSRS from the coding sequence ATGGAACCATTTCTTGGACAACTCATGAGTGTGGGGTTCAACTTCGCGCCTGTAGGTTGGGCGAAATGCGACGGCCAACTCTTAGCCATCGCTTCTAATTCAGCACTTTTTTCACTCTTAGGAACCATGTACGGTGGAGACGGTAGAACTACTTTCGCACTTCCAGATCTGAGAGGGCGTATCAATTTACACAACGGTAATGGGCCGGGGCTTTCTAACTATATCATGGGTCAGAAAATCGGAACAGAGACGAATACTCTTATCGTAACCCAGCTGCCATCGCACACGCACACTGCTACAATGAATTCCAGTGCTGCAGATGCTAACGCGAGTACTCCCTTTTCTGGAGCTTCTATAGCTACACCTGGGCAACAATCCGGACGTTCTTTTGTGCCGTCTTTAGGATTTAATTCTGCAACGCCAGATCAGCCATTGAACGGATTGACAGTAGGGAATACAGGATCAAATCTTCCGGTGAATAACATTCAGCCTTTAATAGTGACCAATTGGATCATTGCCCTTCAGGGTATCTATCCATCGCGTTCTTAA
- a CDS encoding pyridoxal-dependent decarboxylase, whose protein sequence is MQQELDLFRRIADRLLSEEKREGVVKPIPAAALWNTLNLQLSSEGLSETEFEKLLTEVVLSTPRTATSKFFNQLFGGRTPKATLGDLLAVMLNNSMYTYKVAGPQVGVEKAIIKEIVSLIGYPSTADGTIASGGSMSNLIAMLMARDKKDPEARFKGNRKPLVAYTSAASHYSIAKNAAFLGIGRDYVRNIPTDATGKMDPQALSAQILSDKAAGLEPFFINGTAGTTVLGVFDPIDPLADIAQAHELWLHIDGAYCGSVIFSTKYKHLVSGLHRADSFNLNAHKMMGTPLTCSIIVTRHKKHLADSLSNEAEYLYQTDGDDFNLGKTSLQCGRRNDALKFWSLWKAIGTKGLEAMVDRQFALAETAVNYIRDHKDYTLYSDLPSISVCFNYKDIPAKTLCTALYEEGELMVGFGSFANETFVRLVTINAGNQEQQILDFFATMEAFVSKHEAALKITTEV, encoded by the coding sequence ATGCAGCAAGAACTGGATCTATTCAGAAGAATTGCAGATCGTTTATTGTCAGAAGAAAAACGCGAAGGCGTTGTAAAACCCATACCTGCAGCAGCGTTGTGGAATACTTTGAATCTGCAATTGTCTTCAGAGGGCTTGTCAGAGACTGAATTTGAAAAGCTGCTTACGGAGGTCGTGCTCAGCACACCACGTACGGCGACCTCAAAATTCTTTAATCAGCTCTTTGGAGGGCGAACACCCAAAGCTACTTTAGGTGATCTCTTGGCAGTGATGCTAAACAATTCGATGTATACCTATAAAGTGGCAGGCCCACAGGTAGGAGTCGAAAAGGCGATCATAAAAGAGATCGTATCGCTGATCGGTTATCCGAGTACTGCGGATGGCACCATAGCTTCTGGAGGCTCTATGAGTAATTTGATAGCCATGTTGATGGCACGAGACAAAAAGGACCCAGAGGCTCGCTTTAAAGGCAATAGAAAACCTTTGGTTGCATACACCTCCGCAGCATCACACTATTCCATAGCCAAAAACGCAGCCTTTTTAGGGATTGGTCGCGACTATGTGAGAAACATCCCTACGGACGCTACAGGAAAAATGGACCCTCAGGCCCTATCGGCACAAATACTTAGCGACAAAGCTGCCGGTTTAGAACCTTTCTTTATCAATGGAACGGCAGGAACTACGGTACTCGGAGTATTCGACCCTATTGATCCTTTAGCAGATATAGCACAGGCGCACGAGCTGTGGTTGCATATTGATGGTGCTTACTGCGGATCTGTTATATTCAGTACTAAATACAAGCATTTGGTATCTGGTTTGCACAGAGCGGATTCGTTTAACCTCAACGCCCATAAAATGATGGGTACTCCCCTTACCTGCTCCATTATAGTAACGAGACACAAAAAACATTTGGCAGACAGCCTTTCTAACGAGGCGGAATACCTGTACCAAACAGACGGGGACGACTTTAATTTAGGAAAGACCTCCCTGCAATGCGGACGCAGGAACGACGCCTTAAAATTCTGGTCACTTTGGAAGGCCATTGGCACCAAAGGACTTGAAGCCATGGTTGACAGGCAGTTTGCCTTGGCCGAGACCGCTGTCAACTATATCAGAGACCATAAGGATTACACCCTCTACAGCGACCTGCCATCTATTTCTGTTTGCTTCAATTACAAGGACATTCCTGCTAAAACGCTTTGTACAGCTTTGTACGAAGAAGGCGAACTCATGGTCGGGTTCGGGAGTTTTGCCAACGAGACCTTTGTTCGCTTGGTGACCATAAACGCGGGTAACCAAGAGCAGCAGATCTTAGACTTCTTTGCCACTATGGAAGCCTTTGTAAGCAAACACGAAGCCGCTTTAAAAATAACCACAGAAGTTTAG
- the nqrF gene encoding NADH:ubiquinone reductase (Na(+)-transporting) subunit F — MFILEVSLGVIGATIVAFLVLILLLVALLLFTKEKLSPSGPVTITINGEKEIEVPSGSTLLSTLGNQKIFLPSACGGGGTCIQCECHVLEGGGEALPTETPHFTRKELKAGARLACQVKVKQDMNITIPEEVFGIKKWEATVVRNYNVASFIKEFVVEIPEDMNYKAGGYIQIEIPPCEIKYSDMDITAHPEEHETPDKFQMEWDKFGLWPLVMKNTETVERAYSMASYPAEGREIMLNVRIATPPWDRAKNQWMNVNPGVASSYIFAQKPGDKVTISGPYGEFFINHSEAEMLYVGGGAGMAPMRSHLYHLFKTLKTGRKVTYWYGGRSKRELFYLEHFKELEREFPNFKFYLALSEPLEEDNWKVKESLDAPGDGFVGFVHQCVIDNYLNHHEAPEDIELYFCGPPLMNKAVQKMGEDFGIPDENIRFDDFGG; from the coding sequence ATGTTTATACTAGAAGTAAGTTTAGGAGTAATAGGGGCCACGATCGTTGCCTTCTTGGTGCTGATCTTGTTATTGGTTGCCCTATTGTTGTTCACTAAAGAAAAACTATCGCCATCTGGTCCTGTGACTATCACGATCAATGGTGAAAAGGAAATAGAAGTTCCTTCCGGAAGTACTTTGCTAAGTACTTTGGGGAACCAAAAGATTTTCTTGCCATCTGCCTGTGGTGGTGGAGGTACTTGTATCCAATGTGAATGTCATGTCTTAGAAGGTGGCGGAGAGGCTTTGCCTACAGAAACTCCACACTTTACCAGAAAAGAGCTAAAAGCCGGAGCGCGTTTGGCCTGTCAGGTAAAAGTAAAACAAGACATGAATATCACCATCCCAGAAGAGGTGTTTGGTATCAAGAAGTGGGAAGCTACTGTAGTTCGTAACTACAACGTGGCCTCTTTCATCAAAGAATTCGTAGTAGAGATCCCTGAGGATATGAACTACAAAGCCGGAGGATATATCCAGATAGAGATTCCACCATGTGAGATCAAATACAGCGATATGGACATCACGGCACACCCAGAGGAGCACGAGACTCCAGACAAGTTCCAAATGGAATGGGACAAGTTTGGTCTGTGGCCATTGGTAATGAAAAACACAGAAACTGTAGAACGCGCTTACTCCATGGCCTCTTATCCTGCAGAAGGGCGTGAGATCATGCTAAACGTTCGTATTGCGACTCCGCCATGGGATCGTGCCAAGAACCAATGGATGAACGTAAACCCAGGTGTGGCATCTTCATACATCTTTGCACAGAAGCCAGGAGACAAAGTGACCATTTCAGGACCTTACGGTGAATTCTTTATCAACCACAGTGAAGCGGAGATGCTTTACGTAGGAGGTGGAGCAGGAATGGCACCAATGCGTTCGCACTTGTATCACCTGTTCAAGACCTTAAAGACAGGTCGTAAGGTGACCTATTGGTACGGTGGGCGTTCTAAGCGTGAATTGTTCTACTTGGAGCACTTCAAAGAATTGGAGCGTGAGTTCCCGAACTTCAAATTCTATTTGGCACTTTCAGAGCCATTAGAAGAAGACAACTGGAAGGTTAAAGAGAGCTTGGATGCTCCTGGAGATGGTTTTGTAGGTTTTGTTCACCAATGTGTGATCGATAACTATTTGAATCACCACGAAGCTCCAGAAGATATTGAATTGTACTTCTGTGGTCCACCACTGATGAACAAAGCAGTACAGAAAATGGGAGAAGATTTCGGAATCCCAGACGAGAATATTCGCTTTGACGATTTCGGCGGATAA
- the nqrE gene encoding NADH:ubiquinone reductase (Na(+)-transporting) subunit E: MEHIELFFKSIFVENMVFAYFLGMCSYLAVSKKVSTAVGLGAAVIFVLTVTVPINWLLDTYILQEGALSWLGEEYATYDLSFLSFILFIATIATMVQLVEIVVEKFSPSLYNSLGIFLPLIAVNCAILGGSLFMQSREIASFGLALNYGFSSGIGWFLAIVAIAAIREKIRYSNVPAPLRGLGITFIITGLMAIGFMSFGGMLPESDDAPATEQTDTAAGDELEKEKSEQTTEATAALEVMNP, from the coding sequence ATGGAACACATTGAATTATTTTTTAAGTCCATCTTTGTAGAGAACATGGTGTTCGCCTACTTCTTGGGTATGTGCTCGTATTTGGCGGTATCTAAGAAAGTATCTACTGCTGTGGGCCTTGGAGCTGCGGTAATCTTTGTATTGACCGTTACCGTACCGATCAACTGGTTGCTAGACACCTACATCTTACAAGAAGGTGCACTGAGCTGGTTGGGCGAAGAGTACGCTACTTATGACTTGAGCTTTTTGAGTTTTATTCTCTTTATCGCCACTATTGCCACCATGGTACAATTGGTGGAGATCGTGGTAGAGAAATTCTCACCATCACTATACAACTCCTTAGGGATCTTCTTACCGCTTATCGCGGTGAACTGTGCTATCCTTGGAGGTTCGCTTTTCATGCAGTCTCGTGAGATCGCTTCTTTCGGGCTTGCTTTGAACTACGGATTTAGCTCTGGAATCGGTTGGTTCCTTGCCATTGTAGCTATTGCTGCAATCCGTGAGAAGATCCGTTACTCGAATGTACCGGCACCACTTCGCGGTTTGGGAATCACCTTTATCATTACCGGCCTTATGGCTATTGGTTTTATGAGCTTCGGAGGAATGTTACCAGAAAGTGATGATGCCCCTGCTACCGAGCAGACCGATACGGCTGCCGGAGACGAATTGGAAAAAGAAAAATCAGAACAAACTACCGAAGCTACTGCTGCTTTGGAAGTAATGAACCCTTAA
- a CDS encoding Na(+)-translocating NADH-quinone reductase subunit C: MAINTEKNSYTVIFAVVMVVVVGLLLSGVSQLLKPNIDANKRAEKQKNILYAMGVNENEGANDVVFVSDEVLQEKFDKYITEQFYIQGGEKVMDSEAYLIDIKKEKKKAEDPGYQQKLPIFKGNKDGKDIYVMPVRGKGLWDAIWGFVAVDETMTIQGVFFDHKGETPGLGAEIKQRYFMDDFEGESFLDDGEFEPIAVAKGNNDPKNEDKTDNEVDALAGATITGDGLATMLRKDVQKYVPFFKSLKN, translated from the coding sequence ATGGCTATAAACACAGAAAAAAACAGTTATACGGTAATCTTCGCTGTCGTGATGGTAGTGGTGGTTGGTTTGTTGTTGTCTGGAGTTAGTCAGCTACTTAAACCAAATATCGACGCCAACAAACGCGCGGAGAAACAAAAGAACATCCTTTACGCCATGGGCGTGAATGAGAACGAAGGCGCCAATGATGTGGTCTTTGTATCTGACGAAGTTCTGCAAGAGAAGTTCGATAAATACATCACCGAGCAATTTTACATTCAGGGTGGTGAAAAGGTTATGGATTCTGAGGCTTATCTGATCGACATCAAAAAAGAGAAGAAAAAAGCAGAAGATCCAGGATACCAACAGAAGCTACCTATTTTTAAAGGTAACAAGGACGGGAAAGACATTTATGTAATGCCTGTTCGCGGTAAGGGGCTTTGGGATGCCATCTGGGGATTTGTTGCTGTAGATGAGACCATGACTATTCAAGGAGTATTCTTTGATCACAAAGGAGAAACTCCAGGTCTAGGAGCAGAGATCAAGCAACGTTACTTTATGGACGATTTTGAAGGCGAGAGCTTTTTAGATGACGGCGAGTTCGAACCTATTGCCGTGGCCAAAGGAAACAACGATCCTAAGAACGAAGATAAAACAGACAACGAGGTAGATGCCCTAGCGGGTGCAACCATTACCGGAGACGGTTTGGCGACCATGCTGCGCAAAGACGTGCAGAAGTATGTACCTTTCTTTAAATCACTAAAAAACTAA
- a CDS encoding DUF5103 domain-containing protein has translation MKHLILLITLVFTSSVFQAQINEMPPPENIRTIIFNSGGNQSQLPIIRMGEPIFLTFDDLNADEEDYYYRITHHDFDWKESNLAKGEFMEGYDDVRIRTYDNSLNSLQLYAHYRLTIPNQETRRLTKSGNYIISIYKDTGELIFSRKFMIVEQGVGVAVDIKRARDFNFINTKQVVQFTVKPGAEFIANPKQTVNTLVIQNYNLKTAITDLKPQYTIGQELIYRYDVEAGFWGGNEYLNFDSKDLRGANVGVSRIEVTDLYNHFLFTNPSRADQPYTFNPDINGNFVVRTLNAQQSVGFEAEYIWMHFRLQYFDDLDGKEIHIYGNFNNFNLDATTRMRYDPVDNVYKGVRKFKQGFYNYKYVLLDRQGNIDEGAVGGNFWETENDYTVLVYYREPGGRFDRIVGYGKGNSNNITNN, from the coding sequence ATGAAGCACCTCATCCTACTTATCACCCTAGTTTTTACCTCTTCTGTTTTCCAGGCTCAGATCAACGAGATGCCGCCGCCGGAAAATATTCGCACAATCATTTTTAACTCCGGAGGCAATCAAAGTCAGCTACCCATTATTCGTATGGGCGAGCCCATTTTCCTGACCTTTGACGATCTCAATGCAGACGAAGAGGACTATTACTACCGCATTACCCATCACGATTTCGATTGGAAGGAATCTAACTTGGCCAAAGGTGAATTCATGGAAGGCTATGACGATGTGCGTATTCGCACTTACGACAATTCATTGAATTCCCTGCAGCTGTATGCGCATTACAGACTCACAATTCCGAATCAAGAAACACGCAGACTCACCAAGAGTGGCAACTATATCATAAGTATCTACAAAGACACCGGAGAACTCATATTCTCTAGAAAGTTCATGATCGTAGAGCAAGGTGTAGGAGTTGCTGTCGATATTAAACGCGCTCGCGACTTTAACTTCATCAACACCAAGCAGGTGGTGCAGTTCACTGTAAAACCAGGAGCCGAGTTCATTGCCAATCCAAAGCAGACCGTAAATACCTTGGTGATTCAGAATTACAACCTCAAAACAGCGATCACTGATCTAAAGCCTCAATACACTATTGGCCAAGAGCTCATTTATCGCTACGATGTTGAAGCAGGATTCTGGGGAGGAAACGAATACCTCAATTTTGACAGCAAGGACCTTCGCGGTGCGAATGTAGGCGTGAGTCGCATTGAGGTCACCGATCTGTACAACCACTTTTTGTTTACCAACCCCAGTAGAGCCGATCAGCCGTACACCTTTAATCCAGACATCAACGGGAATTTTGTGGTTCGAACACTAAATGCACAGCAGAGCGTTGGTTTTGAAGCCGAATATATCTGGATGCATTTCAGACTACAATACTTTGACGACCTAGACGGCAAAGAGATCCATATTTACGGGAACTTCAATAACTTCAACCTGGACGCTACTACCCGTATGCGCTATGACCCAGTGGACAATGTCTACAAAGGTGTCCGCAAGTTCAAACAAGGCTTTTACAACTACAAATACGTCCTCTTAGACCGCCAAGGAAATATAGACGAAGGCGCCGTTGGCGGAAACTTTTGGGAGACCGAGAACGACTACACTGTGCTGGTCTACTATCGCGAACCCGGCGGACGTTTCGACAGAATTGTAGGTTACGGCAAAGGCAACTCCAATAATATTACCAATAATTAA
- a CDS encoding NADH:ubiquinone reductase (Na(+)-transporting) subunit D, with protein MGLLSRKDANLILDPLADNNPITIQVLGICSALAITAKLVPSVVMAVSVIFVLGVGNVIISLMRNIIPSKIRIIVQLIVVATLVIIVDQVLKAFSYELSKELSVFIGLIITNCIIMGRFEAFALGNGPWKSFLDGIGNALGYGLILVIVGFFRELFGSGTLFGIEIFGNPVEKSGLYAYGYENNGFMVLPPMALIVVGIIIWVQRSRNKDLIEEN; from the coding sequence ATGGGACTTTTATCTAGAAAAGATGCCAACCTGATCTTAGATCCATTAGCGGACAACAACCCGATCACCATACAGGTGTTGGGAATCTGTTCTGCCTTGGCGATCACCGCGAAGCTTGTACCCTCTGTGGTTATGGCTGTATCGGTAATCTTTGTATTGGGTGTGGGTAACGTAATTATCTCTTTGATGCGAAACATAATTCCATCAAAGATTCGAATCATCGTGCAGCTTATCGTAGTGGCTACCTTGGTAATTATTGTAGACCAAGTGCTTAAGGCATTCTCTTACGAATTGAGTAAGGAGCTGTCTGTATTCATTGGACTGATCATCACCAACTGTATCATCATGGGACGTTTTGAAGCCTTTGCTTTGGGTAACGGACCTTGGAAGTCTTTCTTAGACGGAATCGGTAACGCCCTGGGATACGGTTTGATCTTGGTGATCGTAGGATTCTTCAGAGAGCTTTTCGGATCTGGAACTTTGTTCGGGATCGAGATCTTTGGAAACCCTGTAGAGAAGAGTGGCTTGTACGCTTACGGATATGAGAACAACGGTTTCATGGTATTGCCTCCAATGGCGCTTATCGTGGTAGGGATCATCATCTGGGTACAACGTAGCCGAAACAAGGATCTAATCGAAGAAAACTAG